The Rhipicephalus sanguineus isolate Rsan-2018 unplaced genomic scaffold, BIME_Rsan_1.4 Seq1217, whole genome shotgun sequence region ATTTTTTTTCGCAAGAAAGCCTTGAATGAGAGGGATCTTCGACCCCATGCCTAATGCATTCTCGAGTTCCACAGAGATTTTCAGGAACTTTTCTAAGGTAGCCTACCTTGTAGCAAACGCCCCTTCAAGTCTGCTGGGGCCACTAGAAGCTCTTTGACAAACAGACTGTCCTTCGGCTGCAGCTGTATGCGCTGCCATGCGCCAGTTGGGATCTTTAATCCCTGGCCTATATCCACCTGCATAGCCACAAAATACACACACATAGCCTGCACACACTGTACAAAAATATCTCTGCTGTGACAAAAATTATTTCGTAACAGATAATTATCAGCAGTCTAAAAAATTATGTAGTCACAACTGTAGAATAAAGCTTACCGAGCTTACGCACTGGCAAGTAAAGCTACATGCCCCATATTCTTCAAAATCTTACCATGTCGTCAGGACCACGGGATTCAGGTGTGCTTTGTTGTGTTATAGCTGCGGGGCTACAGAAGGCACGTGCAGCAGCCGCTCCATTCTTCTCTTCGGGTCCCTGCGCCGGTGGTGGTGTTGATGGTGGCACCACTACAGTAGGCTGTACCATGGAGTGGGCGACTGTGCCGTTAGCACTttcaactggaacatcagaattACAGACATAAGCAGGCACTTCTCAACTACAGCACTGTAATTATGAAAACGAAAATAATGCTTACTGAACCGTTCCATTTGCATTATTACTTTTTCCTGCAGCTTTTCGTTGagttttcttaattttttaatttcttcttcctttctgtcAACCACATCCTTCATACGCTCAAGCTCCTGTGCGGCCGAGCAATTCCCATCACAATTGTGGCGAGTTTTTGCCACATCCATTTGACGCTTTTTTCTGTCCAAAAGCTTGAGCAAGTTGTCGTTTGGCTCTTTTCGTTTTTTGCCCTTCCTTTTGTTctcttcttgttctttctcttGTGGCTTAAgtgaaagaggaaaagaaaatagTATCTTAAAAGCAGATAAAGAAGCAAATTTGCACCTTGGAATAGCGTGTCATACATACCTCCTCATCACAGTTCCATTCCTGTTCCTCTCCAGGCATCATACGCCTAAATTTCAATCTTCCCTTTTTCACCTTTTTTTGCACTTCTGCTTCAGATGCTGAAATTGGTCCATACAAGGCAATGAATACTTTTAAGTTCCCTTTAATTCAAGCAACAGTACTACACCAACAGCACGTTGTTATGAAATTGGTATAATATTTAAATTCTCTAAAGAACCATCATCGGTCATTTTGAAATGCGCGCAGAGGCAGAGAATAGAGTTAACCTTTTAGGAAAACATTCAtaattgatgcagcgctaaagccAACGACGAGAGGAACACAAAGTGCACTGGACGAGTGCGCGTCCTGTGCACTTTGTGTTCCTCTTGTCTTTAGCGCTGTATCAATAATGAAAGCATTCCAACTAAACCAACTATCATTTTTACTGCAGTATTAGGAAAACATGACTAGTCAACATTCATTCCGCACGAGTTTTAGCACGCCCGGCTGACATTAATATTGCACTGTAGTCACGTAACGTGCACCTAGACGGAAAGAGGTCGAACGTATGAACGTGTGCACGCTCGAGGCCAAGAAGGCTTTATTTATTGCGCAGCGTCTGCCAGTGACCGACCATCCGACTGCCGGCCCACCCGCCGGCAAGCACGCTGACCGACTATGCGTTAAAGCACTTGCGTAACAGCTAGTCGCACCACGTGCTCCAAGTGTCGTCAGATACAAGCATCCCAGGCAACGCCGATCATAGAAGTTCATTTGCATAGGCCTACCACAGCACACAAACTTTTATGAACGCAATGGAAGTAACGAAGCTTACCTCCTAAGTGAAGAATCTCGGCTGGGAAATAGTCTGAACTGCCGTCTTTGAACACCCAGTTCACCCAGTGCGTCGCCGCCTTGATGCGTTTTTCATCAATGTCCTGATGGTCCCATTTGTCAAAATCTCGAATATCTGTGGTGTCGACGAGGGCGCATCGCTTATCCTCAAGATACCTCACGTAAGCGTGGGAGAACATTCCGAAATGGCGATCGAATAACTGCAGCTGCACATATGCCAGCACAGCTAGCGCCTTCCACTTGAACAAAAGCAGACCAGACCAGACAaaattttttcttcctccatgtctCCATGCTTGCACAAAACAATGTTGGCGATGGCGATCTGACTGATCTGACCGATCAGGCATACCTTTGGCACGGCCAGgtcttttttatgtagcggccgtgcctttGGTATCGGGTCGCCTGCGCTCATTGTGCGGCGTAGCCTGaacaatattttaaaaaatataaaaaaatttaaaactGAACATCTAACACAACGGCGTTACGGTATCCATAATGATCGACATGGCACCATTGCACCAATATCAATGCAACAACAGATTATGTTCACAAATAATTAAAATTGATATGTTAAAATACAATCTGCGTTACTTTACACATATATTTACCACTGGTAATACAAAAGGTGACAATATTTTTGCAATCACGTTTAAGCCGCTAAGTTTGACGGAACGAGATAGCATTGCTGGCACCTGTGGTTACTTGTTTAGTCTGTGTGGACCGTTTTGACCgatcgtgtgcgcgtgtgcgttcGAGGCCTCTTCGATTTGTTGCGCACTAAGTCTCGAACGAGTGACCATGAATCGTTCTAAGCTGTGGAAAAAACGAGGCCGCTACAAGAAATTCTTGCACCCTGGTGCAAAATTCGAAGTGCCGAAGTCGACAGTCAGCAGACACCGGCTCGCGAATGCAGCGGTAAGTAAAAGCCATCAACCATGCACCCAGTGCGTACGTGCCACATATGTTTTAgagtagcgtacgcaaagctttgcgttagcgtttgccgCCACTGCGCAGGCGTCGTGCGCCATCCTCTTGCAGGCCCCCGTTAAAGTGtcggaaatagcgggcgaccgcaacGAACGCTAACTTAGCCtacgtacgctattctaaaactctccAACGACGCGTACTGGCTGTCAATCCACACCTTCACACTTTTCATTTTGCACAAATAGGTATCTTCAGTTGCCGAAAATCAGACAGGCACGTCCTGGGGCGACGGGGAAACCACAAGCTCTACTGCGATTCCCCTGCAAACTGATGCATTGCCTCTGAACGAAAATGTACGTATGCGCTCagcgcgaatttttttttcctttcatttagATGTGTTGGACGTAACCTACCTAACTTTGGGTAATAGTAATTTGTTCGTTCAAGATTAACACTTACCCTCCCCCCCTACTTGTGATGTGCGTACCACCTGCTCAAGATGTTTAAAATATTTTCGTCCCCTGTCAGCGCCTGCAGCTCATGGGTTTGAACCTCACAACTCGAAATCTCTTGCAGATTACACAGCCAGATGAAGATTTGGCTGGTGACTCGAGTGAGGCATCCCATGACAGCCTGGTAAGCAGCATTCCACGCACACCTAAAGTGGCAGTAATTAGAACTTTTGAACAAATGGATAAAGTGCACGATAGATTTGTCATAGTGGTAAGAGGCAGTGCTTAATGATTGCAGCCTGCCATGAAGAAGCACGTGTGTTCGAAGCTGATCTTTCACGATATCTTGCAGAATGCACAAGAACCAGATGAGGATGCGCCTAGCGACTCGAGTGAGGCATCCCATGACAGCCTGGTAAGCAGCATTTATGCACACCTAAATGGCAGTAATTAGAACTTTTGAACAAATGGATAGAGTGCACGTAGATTTGTCATAGTGGTAAGAGGCAGTGCTTATGATTGTGGCCTACCATGAAGAAGCACG contains the following coding sequences:
- the LOC119376475 gene encoding uncharacterized protein LOC119376475, yielding MFSHAYVRYLEDKRCALVDTTDIRDFDKWDHQDIDEKRIKAATHWVNWVFKDGSSDYFPAEILHLGASEAEVQKKVKKGRLKFRRMMPGEEQEWNCDEEPQEKEQEENKRKGKKRKEPNDNLLKLLDRKKRQMDVAKTRHNCDGNCSAAQELERMKDVVDRKEEEIKKLRKLNEKLQEKVIMQMERFIESANGTVAHSMVQPTVVVPPSTPPPAQGPEEKNGAAAARAFCSPAAITQQSTPESRGPDDMVDIGQGLKIPTGAWQRIQLQPKDSLFVKELLVAPADLKGRLLQGRLP